One region of Qipengyuania gaetbuli genomic DNA includes:
- a CDS encoding molybdopterin cofactor-binding domain-containing protein: MDFRKKLTEAAGRVKLPDVSRRQLLVGAAAGGGLLLAWTLWPRSYPTSLVPGDGEAEFGGWLTIGRDSVVTVAIPQLEMGQGITTLLAQIAAVELGADWRQVGAEPVSPSGHFPNLPLAAQWAPLWANFPSLAGEPDDWLVERFAGATAFGATVGGTSLAAYEAPLRAAAASARDMLVRVAADRWDVAAEECEVSGGFVRHSTGGQLRFGELVDDARELDPPDPAPLLPVAAFEDPVFGEADAPTAFPRIDLPSKVDGSHLFAGDIRLPGMVFASIRHGPVGLPELFRFDEGAVAGMRGLVGVVKSKRWLAAVAESWWIADQALARMRAHFTGPGALEQAVLDTEIERAHEQRADLGERIFELGNPDAALGKPSLQRRYDVAPAVHVPLETASATARLVDGRLELWMASQAPAAAREAAAKAIGISPEDVVLYPVAAGGSFDARIEKQHAIEVAQIAAEIGRPVQLTWSRVQDIQAVPPRAPAAADMAASLGGEGQPLAWRARITTPPFMREMGHRLFDNLTPEAAREESRGKADALAVAGAIPPYGIGEVAVDHVPASIRLPVTRMRGGAEALTAFFTETFIDELAVEARRDPFLYRMALLGGAPRMAECLRRASRLGEWDGGRSGSGQGIAMVRMGQDAATAGHIACVAQAGMGPGGARVTQLTAAVDIGRIVNLDIARQQIEGGLVYGLSLALGSSVKYESGHPVPRNLRALELPRLADCPEIVVDFIASDAEPFDPGELGVAVAAPAIGNALFAAAGLRLRRLPLLSEGL; this comes from the coding sequence ATGGATTTCCGCAAGAAGCTGACCGAAGCCGCTGGCCGGGTGAAACTGCCCGACGTCTCGCGCCGGCAATTGCTGGTCGGCGCGGCGGCGGGCGGCGGCCTGCTGCTGGCATGGACGCTCTGGCCACGCAGCTACCCGACTTCGCTGGTGCCCGGAGATGGAGAGGCTGAATTCGGCGGCTGGCTGACCATCGGACGCGACAGCGTGGTCACGGTCGCTATCCCGCAGCTCGAGATGGGGCAGGGCATCACCACGCTGCTCGCGCAAATCGCGGCAGTGGAACTGGGCGCGGACTGGCGGCAGGTCGGGGCAGAGCCGGTTTCGCCTTCTGGCCATTTCCCCAACCTGCCCCTGGCCGCGCAATGGGCGCCGCTGTGGGCCAACTTCCCCTCGCTTGCAGGCGAACCCGACGACTGGCTGGTCGAGCGCTTCGCCGGCGCAACGGCGTTCGGCGCAACCGTCGGCGGAACCTCGCTTGCCGCTTACGAGGCGCCCTTGCGTGCCGCGGCCGCCAGTGCGCGTGATATGCTGGTGCGCGTGGCGGCAGACCGCTGGGACGTCGCGGCCGAGGAGTGCGAGGTGAGTGGCGGTTTCGTGCGCCATTCGACTGGTGGGCAATTGCGTTTCGGCGAACTGGTCGATGACGCGCGCGAACTCGACCCGCCGGACCCTGCGCCGCTGCTGCCGGTCGCTGCCTTCGAGGACCCGGTGTTCGGCGAGGCCGATGCACCGACCGCTTTCCCGCGCATCGACCTGCCATCGAAGGTGGACGGAAGCCACTTGTTCGCAGGCGATATCCGCCTGCCCGGCATGGTCTTCGCCTCGATCCGCCACGGGCCCGTGGGCCTGCCCGAACTGTTCCGCTTCGACGAGGGCGCGGTGGCGGGAATGCGCGGGCTCGTGGGCGTGGTGAAGTCGAAGCGCTGGCTGGCGGCGGTGGCCGAAAGCTGGTGGATCGCCGACCAGGCGCTGGCGCGGATGCGCGCCCATTTCACCGGTCCCGGCGCGCTCGAACAGGCAGTGCTCGATACAGAAATAGAGCGCGCCCACGAACAGCGCGCCGACCTTGGCGAGCGGATATTCGAGCTTGGCAATCCCGACGCCGCGCTGGGCAAGCCCTCGCTCCAGCGTCGCTATGACGTGGCGCCCGCCGTCCACGTCCCGCTAGAAACCGCCAGCGCAACCGCGCGGCTGGTCGACGGGCGGCTCGAATTGTGGATGGCCTCGCAGGCTCCGGCAGCCGCGCGCGAAGCGGCCGCGAAGGCGATCGGCATCTCGCCCGAGGACGTGGTCCTCTATCCCGTCGCGGCAGGCGGCAGTTTCGATGCCCGGATCGAGAAGCAGCACGCGATCGAGGTCGCGCAGATCGCCGCCGAGATCGGCAGGCCGGTCCAGCTCACCTGGTCGCGCGTTCAGGATATTCAGGCCGTGCCTCCGCGCGCTCCGGCAGCGGCGGACATGGCGGCCAGCCTAGGCGGCGAAGGCCAGCCGCTCGCCTGGCGGGCGCGCATCACCACGCCGCCTTTCATGCGCGAGATGGGCCACCGCCTGTTCGACAATCTGACGCCCGAGGCCGCGCGCGAGGAAAGCCGCGGCAAGGCCGATGCGCTGGCGGTCGCCGGTGCGATTCCCCCCTATGGTATCGGCGAAGTCGCGGTGGACCACGTTCCGGCCAGCATCCGCCTGCCGGTCACGCGGATGCGCGGTGGGGCCGAGGCGCTGACTGCCTTCTTCACCGAAACCTTCATCGACGAACTGGCCGTGGAAGCCCGGCGCGATCCCTTCCTCTACCGCATGGCCCTTCTCGGCGGCGCGCCGCGCATGGCCGAATGCCTGCGCCGCGCCTCGCGCCTCGGCGAATGGGACGGCGGGCGCTCCGGCAGCGGGCAGGGCATCGCGATGGTGCGCATGGGGCAGGACGCGGCGACCGCAGGGCACATCGCCTGCGTGGCGCAGGCGGGCATGGGCCCGGGCGGTGCGCGCGTGACGCAGTTGACCGCAGCAGTCGACATCGGGCGGATCGTCAATCTCGACATCGCCCGCCAGCAGATCGAGGGCGGGCTGGTTTACGGCCTGTCGCTGGCGCTGGGCTCCTCGGTGAAATACGAAAGCGGCCATCCGGTCCCGCGCAACCTGCGCGCCTTGGAACTGCCGCGACTGGCCGATTGTCCGGAAATCGTGGTCGATTTCATCGCCAGCGACGCGGAACCGTTCGATCCCGGCGAACTTGGTGTGGCGGTGGCGGCGCCCGCCATCGGCAATGCATTGTTTGCGGCGGCGGGCCTGCGCCTGCGCCGCCTCCCGCTTCTTTCGGAGGGTTTATGA
- a CDS encoding RsmB/NOP family class I SAM-dependent RNA methyltransferase produces the protein MAQPQGIHARKAALRLLDAVLRRGETLDVAFGAATSDVRKFEDKALARAIAGEVLRWLVDLDAAIDSATKQKLPDDAKVRTVLRMMLAQWLRLDTPPHAVIATGLPLLAGGPRRLAHGVFSTLTKREVALPDAPTLPAEVAARWGEPASAIAAGLAEPPPLDLTLRDPAKTEVWKAKLAADSLMPGHLRLPRGESVEKLAGFADGAWWVQDLAASIPARLLGAGEGRHALDLCAAPGGKTLQLAAQGWKVTALDISKRRLDLLKANLKRTGFAAGTVRADALTWEPKHQFDAILLDAPCTATGTARRHPDVLHRIGPRQIEEMAELQAALLERAQGWLKPGGTLVYATCSLEQEEGEAQAERVTLTPKPVLADELPAGISPTEAGWLRTDPGMLAEAGGLDGFFVARWTAD, from the coding sequence ATGGCACAGCCTCAGGGAATCCACGCGCGCAAGGCCGCGCTTCGCTTGCTCGACGCAGTTCTTCGCCGGGGCGAGACGCTCGACGTCGCCTTTGGCGCAGCCACCAGTGACGTGCGCAAGTTCGAGGACAAGGCGCTGGCACGTGCCATCGCGGGCGAGGTGCTGCGCTGGCTGGTTGATCTCGACGCGGCCATCGACAGCGCGACGAAGCAGAAACTGCCCGACGATGCCAAGGTGCGCACTGTCCTGCGCATGATGCTGGCCCAGTGGCTGCGCCTCGACACGCCGCCCCACGCGGTGATCGCAACCGGCCTGCCGCTGCTTGCCGGCGGACCGCGCAGGCTGGCGCACGGGGTCTTCTCCACATTGACCAAGCGCGAGGTCGCGCTGCCCGATGCGCCAACCCTGCCCGCCGAAGTGGCCGCACGCTGGGGCGAACCGGCATCGGCCATCGCTGCCGGCCTCGCCGAACCGCCGCCGCTCGACCTGACGCTGCGCGATCCGGCGAAGACAGAGGTGTGGAAGGCGAAGCTTGCCGCCGACAGCCTGATGCCGGGCCATCTGCGCCTGCCGCGCGGCGAGAGTGTCGAGAAGCTGGCCGGTTTTGCGGACGGGGCGTGGTGGGTTCAGGACCTTGCCGCCTCGATCCCGGCGCGCCTGCTCGGCGCGGGCGAGGGCCGCCACGCGCTCGACCTGTGCGCGGCGCCCGGCGGCAAGACGCTTCAACTTGCCGCGCAAGGGTGGAAGGTCACCGCGCTCGACATTTCCAAGCGCCGCCTCGATCTTTTGAAAGCCAATCTCAAGCGCACCGGCTTTGCCGCAGGAACCGTGCGCGCCGATGCGCTCACCTGGGAACCGAAACACCAGTTCGATGCGATCCTGCTCGACGCGCCCTGCACGGCGACGGGGACCGCGCGTCGCCACCCCGATGTGCTCCATCGTATCGGCCCGCGCCAGATCGAGGAAATGGCCGAGCTGCAGGCAGCGCTCCTCGAGCGCGCACAAGGCTGGCTCAAACCCGGCGGCACGCTGGTCTATGCCACTTGTTCGCTCGAGCAGGAGGAGGGCGAAGCACAGGCGGAGCGCGTCACGCTCACGCCGAAGCCCGTCCTTGCTGATGAATTGCCCGCAGGCATCTCCCCGACCGAGGCGGGCTGGCTGCGCACCGATCCCGGCATGTTGGCAGAGGCCGGCGGACTGGACGGCTTTTTCGTCGCTCGGTGGACCGCCGACTAG
- the hemH gene encoding ferrochelatase: protein MTWQDQQLPADHPPVKSGRIGVLIVNLGTPDAPERGPVKRYLGEFLSDKRVVEIPDIVWQPILRGIILNTRPKRSAKAYAKVWTPEGSPLAVITRSQAAAMQERLGQGVMVEYAMRYGQPAIAERLQALMDAGCDRILLAPLYPQYSGATTATVVDKAADALRKMRWQPAIRTLPPYHDDPAYIDALEADLVRQLDALDFAPEVLVLSFHGMPQRTLELGDPYHCQCQKTSRLLQERLAGRGLRFRTSFQSRFGPAKWLEPATDTVLKEEAAAGTKRLAIAAPGFSADCLETLEELAMEGRDEFLEGGGTHFAALSCLNASDAGLAMLESVLRRELSGWI, encoded by the coding sequence GTGACCTGGCAGGACCAGCAACTTCCCGCCGATCACCCGCCTGTCAAATCGGGCCGGATCGGCGTACTTATCGTCAATCTCGGCACGCCCGATGCGCCCGAGCGCGGGCCGGTGAAGCGTTATCTCGGCGAATTCCTGTCGGACAAGCGCGTGGTCGAGATCCCCGACATCGTCTGGCAACCGATACTGCGCGGGATTATCCTCAACACGCGGCCCAAGCGCAGTGCCAAAGCCTATGCCAAGGTCTGGACGCCCGAAGGCTCTCCGCTCGCCGTGATCACCCGCTCGCAGGCCGCGGCGATGCAGGAACGGCTGGGGCAGGGCGTGATGGTCGAATATGCAATGCGCTACGGCCAGCCTGCAATCGCCGAGCGGTTGCAGGCGCTGATGGACGCGGGCTGCGACCGGATACTGCTCGCCCCGCTCTACCCGCAATACAGCGGGGCGACGACGGCGACGGTGGTGGACAAGGCCGCCGATGCCCTGCGCAAGATGCGCTGGCAGCCCGCCATTCGCACACTGCCGCCCTATCACGACGATCCCGCCTATATCGATGCGCTGGAGGCCGACCTTGTCCGCCAGCTCGACGCGCTCGATTTCGCGCCCGAAGTGCTGGTGCTCAGCTTCCACGGCATGCCGCAGCGCACGCTTGAATTGGGCGACCCCTATCATTGCCAATGCCAGAAGACCTCGCGCCTCCTTCAAGAACGGCTGGCCGGTCGTGGCCTCCGGTTCCGCACCAGTTTCCAGTCGCGCTTCGGTCCGGCAAAATGGCTGGAGCCGGCGACGGACACCGTGCTGAAGGAAGAGGCCGCTGCCGGCACGAAGCGACTCGCGATTGCTGCGCCGGGCTTTTCCGCCGACTGCCTGGAAACGCTGGAAGAGCTGGCCATGGAAGGGCGCGACGAGTTCCTCGAAGGCGGCGGAACGCATTTTGCGGCCCTGTCCTGCCTCAATGCCTCCGACGCTGGTCTTGCAATGCTGGAAAGCGTACTGCGGCGCGAATTGTCGGGCTGGATTTAG
- a CDS encoding cytochrome P450 produces MATLAEHKPVEFTHWSDRLPDGALDHIPGEGGWPVVGNTFRMLADPHGFARRMYETYGPVYKNWAFGGWQVALIGADANELMLFDRGKLFSSEQGWGPILDQLFPRGLMLLDFDHHRADRRALSIAFKPEPMRHYSGSLNRGIAQRMEQWGEGEMRFYPSIKELTLDLAADSFIGIEWGPEADKINTAFIDMVQASVAPVRRPLPFTQMKKGVDGRKFLVEYFTRETHRRRAEGGGQDMFSQFATATHEDGSLMPVDEVVDHMNFLMMAAHDTITSSATSLIWLLAKHPEWQEKLRQEVISVTGGVDAKGKVRDLAYEDLGKLELSEMAFKEALRMVPPVPSTPRRALKDFEYGGYTIPAGTPVGINAHMVHHMAEHWDTPDSFNPMHFTPDAVKARHKYAWVPFGGGAHMCLGLHFAYMQVKILLAQMLPRYEIELAAGDPEWQPWPIPKPKDGLRIRLKKLG; encoded by the coding sequence ATGGCCACGCTAGCCGAGCATAAGCCTGTCGAGTTCACCCACTGGAGCGACCGCCTGCCGGACGGCGCGCTCGATCATATTCCGGGCGAGGGTGGCTGGCCGGTTGTCGGCAATACCTTCCGTATGCTGGCCGATCCGCACGGCTTTGCCCGGCGGATGTACGAGACCTACGGGCCGGTCTACAAGAACTGGGCCTTTGGCGGCTGGCAGGTTGCCCTGATCGGCGCCGATGCGAACGAGCTGATGCTGTTCGACCGCGGCAAGCTGTTTTCCAGCGAACAGGGTTGGGGCCCGATCCTTGACCAGCTGTTCCCGCGCGGCCTGATGCTGCTTGATTTTGACCATCACCGGGCCGACCGCCGTGCGCTGTCGATCGCATTCAAGCCTGAACCGATGCGCCATTATTCGGGCAGCCTCAATCGCGGCATCGCCCAGCGCATGGAGCAGTGGGGCGAGGGCGAGATGCGCTTCTACCCCTCGATCAAGGAACTGACGCTCGATCTTGCAGCGGACAGCTTCATCGGCATCGAATGGGGCCCAGAAGCCGACAAGATCAACACTGCCTTCATCGACATGGTGCAGGCCAGCGTCGCACCGGTGCGAAGGCCGCTGCCCTTCACCCAGATGAAGAAGGGCGTCGACGGGCGCAAATTCCTCGTCGAATACTTCACCAGGGAAACGCATCGCCGCCGCGCGGAAGGCGGCGGGCAGGACATGTTCAGCCAGTTCGCCACGGCTACGCACGAAGACGGCAGCCTGATGCCGGTCGACGAGGTGGTCGACCACATGAACTTCCTGATGATGGCCGCGCACGACACGATCACCAGCTCGGCGACCTCGTTGATCTGGCTGCTCGCCAAGCACCCCGAATGGCAGGAAAAGCTGCGGCAGGAAGTCATTTCGGTGACCGGCGGCGTCGATGCCAAGGGCAAGGTGCGCGATCTCGCCTACGAGGACCTGGGCAAGCTCGAACTGTCGGAGATGGCCTTCAAGGAAGCGCTGCGCATGGTGCCGCCGGTCCCTTCGACCCCGCGCCGCGCGCTGAAGGATTTCGAATATGGCGGCTACACGATCCCGGCCGGCACGCCGGTCGGCATCAACGCCCACATGGTTCACCACATGGCGGAACATTGGGACACGCCCGACAGCTTCAACCCGATGCACTTCACGCCCGACGCGGTAAAGGCGCGGCACAAATACGCCTGGGTCCCCTTCGGCGGCGGCGCGCACATGTGCCTCGGCCTGCACTTCGCCTACATGCAGGTGAAGATCCTGCTGGCCCAGATGCTGCCGCGCTACGAGATCGAGCTGGCTGCCGGCGATCCCGAATGGCAGCCCTGGCCGATCCCCAAGCCGAAAGACGGCCTGCGGATCAGGCTGAAGAAACTCGGCTGA
- a CDS encoding DUF1674 domain-containing protein, with product MTERATKRPEKFEKPEHWSSEPPPKPKKGEVDEDLSPTRYGDWVKDGIAIDF from the coding sequence ATGACCGAACGCGCGACCAAGCGGCCCGAGAAATTCGAAAAGCCCGAACACTGGAGCAGCGAACCGCCGCCCAAGCCGAAGAAGGGCGAGGTCGACGAGGACCTCAGCCCCACGCGCTACGGCGACTGGGTCAAGGACGGCATCGCGATAGATTTCTAG